In Aquimarina sp. TRL1, a single window of DNA contains:
- a CDS encoding MarC family protein, with protein MELREIFSAFTRIDFKEIITASMVLFAVIDIIGSIPIILDLRKKVGHIQSEKASIVAALLMIVFLFLGKEILTLIGIDVNSFAVAGSFIIFFLAIEMILGIQLYKDDEPETAAVVPLAFPLIAGAGTMTTLLSLRAEFFPINIVIAILINIIFVYVVLKSSGIIERFLGKQGINVIRKIFGVILLAIAVKLFAANIKGLFL; from the coding sequence ATGGAACTAAGAGAAATATTTTCAGCATTCACAAGAATTGATTTTAAAGAAATAATTACCGCCAGTATGGTATTATTTGCTGTAATAGATATTATTGGAAGCATTCCGATTATCTTGGATTTACGTAAAAAAGTAGGACATATACAAAGCGAAAAAGCTTCTATTGTTGCTGCTTTACTAATGATTGTTTTCCTATTCCTGGGAAAAGAAATTTTAACCCTCATAGGTATTGATGTCAATTCTTTTGCTGTTGCTGGTTCATTTATCATCTTTTTCTTAGCGATCGAAATGATCCTCGGAATACAACTATACAAAGATGATGAACCGGAAACTGCTGCGGTTGTTCCCTTAGCTTTCCCGTTAATCGCAGGAGCAGGAACCATGACGACATTGCTTTCATTACGCGCAGAGTTTTTTCCTATTAATATTGTAATCGCGATACTGATCAATATCATTTTTGTATACGTGGTACTAAAATCTTCAGGGATTATAGAACGTTTTCTGGGTAAACAGGGAATTAACGTTATCAGAAAAATATTTGGTGTTATCCTTCTAGCAATTGCTGTGAAATTATTTGCTGCTAATATTAAAGGATTATTCTTATAA
- a CDS encoding dCMP deaminase family protein produces MSNNKQLKYDKAYLRIAREWGKLSHCSRKKVGAVIVKDRMIISDGFNGTPTGFENPCEDEEGYTKWYVLHAEANAILKVASSTQSCKGATLYITLSPCKECSKLIHQAGIERVVYQSDYKDNSGLKFLEKAGVVIEQIKELED; encoded by the coding sequence ATGTCAAATAATAAACAGCTCAAGTATGATAAGGCATATCTGAGAATTGCCAGAGAATGGGGGAAACTTTCTCATTGCTCCCGAAAAAAAGTAGGAGCAGTCATAGTAAAAGATCGTATGATTATATCTGATGGATTTAATGGGACACCTACAGGTTTTGAAAACCCTTGTGAAGATGAAGAAGGGTATACCAAATGGTATGTGTTGCATGCAGAAGCAAATGCAATTTTAAAAGTGGCTTCGTCTACACAATCATGCAAAGGAGCAACGCTGTATATTACTTTATCTCCTTGTAAAGAATGTAGTAAGCTGATCCACCAGGCAGGAATAGAACGGGTGGTGTATCAGTCGGACTATAAAGATAATTCAGGGTTGAAATTTTTGGAGAAAGCAGGAGTAGTTATAGAACAAATAAAAGAGTTAGAGGATTAA
- a CDS encoding HupE/UreJ family protein has protein sequence MSDFWLYLKLGFYHVLDWNAYDHILFLIVLTVAYTFSNWKKVLLLVTLFTLGHTMSLFLSVYGVVRVNASLVEFLIPITIFFAALFNVFTASNSNKYEKVGVLYATTVFFGIIHGLGFSNYFNVISSNVSSKTLPLIEFALGVELAQIVVVFIVLLLSFIIQTVFRFSKRDWILVISSIVIGMVIPMIISNKIW, from the coding sequence ATGTCAGATTTTTGGCTTTACCTAAAACTAGGTTTTTATCACGTACTTGATTGGAATGCTTATGACCATATTCTATTCCTTATTGTATTAACAGTTGCATATACATTTTCTAACTGGAAAAAAGTATTGTTATTAGTCACCCTTTTTACCTTGGGGCATACCATGTCGTTATTTCTTTCGGTGTATGGAGTGGTTCGAGTCAATGCTAGTCTCGTCGAATTTTTAATTCCAATAACTATATTTTTTGCCGCACTGTTTAATGTTTTTACGGCAAGTAATTCCAATAAATATGAGAAAGTAGGAGTTCTGTATGCAACTACAGTGTTTTTCGGTATTATTCACGGACTGGGGTTTTCTAATTATTTTAATGTGATTAGTAGTAATGTTAGTAGTAAGACATTACCGTTGATTGAATTTGCGCTAGGTGTGGAGTTAGCCCAGATAGTAGTTGTTTTTATAGTACTTTTATTGAGTTTTATAATCCAGACTGTTTTTAGATTTTCAAAGAGAGACTGGATTCTTGTGATATCTTCAATCGTAATAGGAATGGTGATTCCTATGATTATTTCCAATAAAATATGGTAA
- a CDS encoding DUF3109 family protein, translating into MFQLGKTIVSEDIIQKDFVCNLSACKGTCCIDGDAGAPLESTEVDRLKEVYPFVKPYLREEAIKAIEVQGTHIETEEGELETPLINGADCVYVIFDDKGMALCAIEEAYNRGDIQWKKPISCHMYPVRVQEYTEFAAVNYHKWEICDDACTLGKELQVPVYKFVKEALIRKFGQDWYQELEKVAKNFE; encoded by the coding sequence ATGTTTCAGTTAGGAAAGACCATTGTTTCGGAGGATATTATCCAAAAAGACTTCGTTTGTAATCTATCAGCTTGTAAAGGGACTTGCTGTATAGATGGAGATGCAGGTGCTCCTTTAGAATCTACAGAAGTAGATCGTTTAAAAGAAGTGTACCCATTCGTGAAACCATACCTGAGAGAAGAAGCAATTAAAGCGATAGAGGTGCAGGGAACCCATATAGAAACGGAAGAAGGAGAGCTAGAAACTCCTCTGATTAATGGAGCAGATTGTGTATATGTTATTTTTGATGATAAAGGAATGGCATTATGTGCGATAGAAGAAGCTTATAATCGAGGAGATATTCAGTGGAAAAAGCCAATTTCATGCCATATGTATCCTGTTAGAGTTCAGGAATATACAGAATTTGCTGCAGTAAATTATCACAAATGGGAAATATGTGATGATGCCTGTACATTAGGGAAAGAACTTCAGGTTCCAGTCTATAAATTTGTAAAAGAGGCACTTATCAGGAAATTTGGTCAGGACTGGTATCAAGAACTGGAAAAAGTAGCGAAAAACTTTGAATAA
- a CDS encoding TonB-dependent receptor, whose translation MKLLVNLLVLGIVLYCQNIYTQYQISGTITTSSGAPVSDASVYIKNSNNGTVSNSHGTYALELQSDKDIVLIVSNLGFVTQEKKITIEQVSTVVDFALEEDVAHLNEVTIAGKSKAQLLRETVYKPEVINVESLQIKSTPVADIIGQISGVKVRQQGGLGSEANVMINGISGKGIRTFIDGIPVDYLGDSFELRNMSSDMIKSIEIYKNVIPVSFGSDILGGVVNIVTKNRYQNYIEASYSYGSWNTHLGNISVKRRLGKKGNQFLQADAVINHSDNSYWMEEIEVPIDELNNTAIGRAKRFHDTYTSTFGRVQYGTENVPWADDFRVGISVSEINKEFQHGISAITPWGGVENTNTSYNGLLSWKKKIWKDRLTSDVILGINKVKEQFIDTLARTYYWDGSYVPKSTRGESGLYVNGRTPELDRDNVFVRLGMNYELHENHQVNLTSLISYEEVSGEDKAGAATFTQDIFKTPQELTKVFTGISLESTFLDGKITNNISAKYYFGKSFAVSLKEDNTLDQFIKSKQETLGYGNVLKYEITPAFTGFLGYEYAIRIPDSEEIFGDGLIIGPNANLKMEQSHNANAGIQWKGMEDKVQLSVNGFFRKTENQIFLNAISSGISAYLNLFNTKTIGVEGTFTLFPIKNTSVYANLTWQKVTLNGVDDYGIVESRHIGSRIPNTPYLFGNLGADYQFRHAFQKNDAFHISYQNNFVEEFFLSWENDGLDETKAIIPRQFVHNASIGYTFPEKKYSLSLECRNVSDELVYDNYKVQKPGRSFYVKFRVFLQ comes from the coding sequence ATGAAACTTTTAGTCAATTTGCTAGTACTAGGAATAGTACTGTATTGTCAGAACATTTATACCCAATATCAGATTTCAGGAACGATAACCACTAGCTCTGGAGCTCCTGTATCAGATGCTTCTGTTTACATAAAAAACTCAAATAACGGTACGGTTTCCAATAGTCATGGAACATATGCTTTAGAATTACAATCTGATAAAGATATTGTACTCATAGTTTCGAATCTCGGTTTTGTAACTCAGGAAAAGAAGATTACTATAGAACAAGTTTCGACTGTGGTTGATTTTGCTTTGGAAGAAGATGTTGCTCACTTAAATGAAGTAACTATTGCAGGAAAGAGCAAAGCACAGTTATTGAGAGAGACGGTCTATAAACCAGAAGTTATTAATGTAGAGAGTTTACAGATAAAATCAACACCAGTAGCCGATATTATCGGACAGATATCAGGGGTCAAAGTTCGACAACAAGGAGGGTTGGGTAGTGAAGCCAATGTAATGATTAATGGAATATCTGGAAAAGGAATTCGTACGTTTATAGATGGTATTCCTGTGGATTATCTAGGTGACAGTTTCGAGTTGAGGAATATGTCTTCTGATATGATTAAGAGTATTGAAATTTATAAGAATGTTATTCCGGTTTCGTTTGGTTCTGATATTTTGGGAGGGGTGGTTAATATTGTTACCAAAAACAGATACCAGAACTATATAGAGGCATCCTATAGTTATGGTTCGTGGAATACACATTTAGGAAATATAAGTGTCAAAAGAAGATTAGGAAAAAAAGGAAATCAGTTTTTGCAGGCAGATGCGGTGATTAATCATTCCGATAATTCATATTGGATGGAAGAGATCGAAGTGCCGATAGATGAACTAAATAATACGGCAATAGGGAGAGCAAAACGGTTTCACGATACATATACCAGTACTTTTGGAAGGGTACAATATGGTACTGAAAATGTTCCCTGGGCAGATGATTTTAGAGTGGGGATTTCTGTGTCAGAGATTAATAAGGAATTCCAACATGGAATTAGTGCAATTACTCCCTGGGGAGGTGTGGAAAATACAAATACTTCATATAATGGATTGCTTTCCTGGAAGAAAAAAATATGGAAAGACAGACTTACCTCAGATGTTATTTTAGGAATTAATAAGGTCAAAGAACAATTTATCGATACTCTGGCGAGAACTTATTATTGGGATGGGAGCTATGTCCCTAAAAGTACCAGAGGAGAAAGTGGTCTCTATGTAAATGGGAGAACCCCTGAACTCGATAGGGACAATGTTTTTGTCCGCTTAGGAATGAACTACGAATTGCATGAAAACCATCAGGTAAATCTCACTTCGTTGATTTCATACGAAGAAGTGTCCGGAGAAGATAAGGCTGGAGCCGCTACATTTACTCAGGATATTTTTAAAACACCTCAGGAATTAACTAAAGTATTTACGGGGATTTCTCTGGAAAGTACTTTTTTGGATGGAAAAATCACGAATAATATTTCTGCAAAATATTATTTTGGGAAAAGCTTTGCTGTTTCCCTAAAAGAAGATAATACTCTGGATCAATTCATAAAGAGCAAGCAAGAGACCTTAGGGTATGGGAATGTTTTAAAATACGAAATAACTCCTGCTTTTACAGGGTTTTTAGGATATGAATATGCGATTCGTATTCCCGATAGCGAAGAGATTTTTGGAGATGGGCTTATCATCGGACCTAATGCCAATCTGAAAATGGAACAAAGTCACAATGCGAATGCAGGAATCCAGTGGAAAGGGATGGAAGATAAAGTCCAATTATCAGTAAATGGATTTTTTAGAAAAACAGAGAATCAAATATTTCTGAATGCAATTAGCTCCGGGATTTCTGCATACCTTAATCTTTTTAATACCAAAACAATCGGGGTAGAAGGGACATTCACACTCTTTCCTATTAAGAATACATCTGTTTATGCAAATCTAACCTGGCAGAAAGTTACATTGAATGGGGTAGATGATTATGGAATAGTGGAAAGCAGACATATAGGGTCCAGAATCCCGAACACTCCTTATCTTTTTGGAAACCTTGGAGCAGATTATCAATTCCGTCATGCTTTTCAAAAAAATGATGCTTTCCATATAAGCTATCAAAACAATTTTGTAGAGGAATTCTTTTTGTCCTGGGAGAACGACGGACTAGATGAAACTAAAGCGATTATTCCCAGACAGTTTGTTCATAATGCTTCTATAGGGTATACATTTCCTGAAAAAAAATATAGCCTGAGTCTGGAATGCAGAAATGTATCAGATGAATTGGTCTATGACAATTATAAAGTTCAAAAACCAGGGAGAAGCTTTTATGTAAAATTTCGAGTTTTTCTCCAATAA
- a CDS encoding S41 family peptidase, with product MGYSKKYTPLLIGVAMGVGVFLGSKLDFRASSSRLFSYNPKKEKLNRLIDYIDYEYVDEINTDSIVEVTVNRILENLDPHSVYIPSEELEGITENMQGDFIGIGVSYYSYKDTISVINTIKGGPSEKSGIKAGDRILMAGQDTLYGERLVRDKLADKLKGELNSQVQLKVYRRGTGIFDVVVKRGRVPIQSVDAFYMVDENVGYIKINRFAETTYKEFKEALKELQKNNMKELILDLRDNGGGFIAPALKIADEFLVDETLMMFTKNKKGAIDNSYATDEGDFETGGIYILLNENSASASEILAGALQDNDRGVIVGRRSYGKGLVQREMALGDGSAVRLTISRYYTPTGRSIQKPYKNGNEAYFKEYMERYKNGELQHADSIQVADSLRFRTPGGKIVYGGGGIIPDVFVSKDTTRVGETLEYMLRSGYIARYVFEELDKKRAYYNSLSKENFTKEFVVDNSFVDHFLSYTEKKGVELNLVGYRDQLKKYLRAIIAEQLFDKNVFEEILNQDDKMINKVLELSKKE from the coding sequence ATGGGATATTCAAAAAAATATACGCCATTACTTATAGGGGTAGCTATGGGAGTTGGTGTTTTTCTCGGAAGTAAGTTGGATTTTAGAGCTTCCTCTTCCAGACTTTTTTCTTATAACCCTAAAAAAGAAAAACTAAACAGGCTTATTGATTACATTGACTATGAGTATGTAGATGAGATTAATACGGATAGTATTGTAGAAGTTACGGTTAATAGGATTCTGGAGAATTTGGATCCACATTCTGTCTATATCCCCTCAGAAGAATTAGAAGGAATTACTGAGAACATGCAAGGAGATTTTATAGGAATTGGAGTGAGTTATTATTCTTATAAAGATACTATTTCGGTAATCAATACGATTAAAGGTGGTCCCAGTGAAAAATCTGGGATAAAGGCAGGGGATCGTATATTAATGGCAGGACAAGATACCTTATATGGAGAGCGTTTGGTGCGAGATAAATTGGCAGATAAACTCAAAGGGGAGCTGAACAGTCAGGTACAGTTAAAGGTTTACAGAAGGGGAACAGGGATTTTTGATGTAGTGGTAAAAAGGGGAAGAGTTCCTATACAAAGTGTAGATGCTTTTTATATGGTTGATGAAAATGTGGGGTATATAAAAATTAACAGGTTCGCAGAAACTACTTATAAGGAATTTAAAGAAGCATTGAAGGAGCTTCAAAAAAATAATATGAAAGAGCTCATCCTGGACCTTAGAGATAATGGAGGAGGTTTTATTGCTCCTGCCCTGAAAATTGCTGATGAATTTCTGGTTGATGAGACCTTGATGATGTTTACAAAAAATAAAAAAGGAGCAATTGATAATAGTTATGCAACTGATGAAGGGGATTTTGAAACAGGAGGGATTTATATTTTGCTCAATGAAAATTCTGCTTCAGCCAGTGAGATTTTAGCAGGTGCTTTACAGGATAATGATCGAGGGGTTATCGTAGGGAGAAGGTCTTATGGCAAAGGACTAGTACAGCGAGAAATGGCATTGGGAGATGGAAGTGCAGTGCGATTGACCATATCAAGATATTATACTCCTACAGGAAGGTCTATACAAAAACCATATAAAAACGGAAATGAAGCTTATTTCAAGGAATATATGGAACGGTATAAGAATGGGGAATTACAACATGCGGATAGTATCCAGGTAGCTGATTCTTTACGATTTAGGACACCAGGGGGGAAAATTGTATATGGAGGAGGAGGGATTATTCCTGATGTCTTTGTTAGTAAGGATACCACCAGAGTAGGAGAAACATTGGAATATATGCTTCGGTCTGGATATATCGCTAGATATGTTTTTGAAGAGTTGGATAAAAAAAGAGCTTATTACAATAGTCTTTCGAAAGAAAATTTTACAAAAGAATTTGTCGTAGATAATTCATTTGTCGATCATTTCTTGTCGTACACCGAAAAAAAAGGAGTAGAATTGAACCTTGTAGGGTATAGAGACCAATTAAAGAAGTATCTTAGAGCTATAATAGCAGAACAGTTGTTTGATAAAAATGTATTTGAAGAGATCCTTAACCAGGATGATAAAATGATTAATAAGGTGTTGGAATTAAGTAAAAAAGAATAA
- a CDS encoding AraC family transcriptional regulator has product MGLKLHYKDLEEITFNSGNVNYLIDIAGTKEYDHSFEYRGVKGSFKEIVLENFRIGYGCSYLDKKTTLLFDFENETVEMHFSLNGDTKTSMDSMHRDFSFCSNEHNIFYCSNSRGSFQMCSKHSHIFEVNLNPDFFTKYLPKDEMFDSFKELIKNHQAGFMSNHNYPITPEMHFIIREIIKCQWKGHYRKLFLEAKVLELLMLQMKQIQEISERGTIVTDPVDIERMTVAKEVITNRLSDPLTLSDLAKQVGTNECALKKGFKKVFGTTVFGYIQDAKMNNAKKLLLEQKMSINQVADITGYKNPQHFSTAFKKKFGIPPSYLKEGKCTSKVF; this is encoded by the coding sequence ATTCTTTTGAATATAGAGGAGTAAAAGGGTCTTTTAAAGAGATTGTTTTAGAGAATTTCAGGATTGGATATGGATGCAGTTATTTAGATAAAAAGACGACTTTATTATTTGATTTTGAAAATGAAACGGTAGAAATGCACTTTTCATTAAATGGAGATACAAAAACGAGTATGGATAGCATGCATCGGGATTTTTCATTCTGTAGTAATGAACACAATATATTTTACTGTAGTAATTCCAGAGGTTCCTTTCAGATGTGCTCTAAGCATTCACATATTTTTGAAGTCAATTTAAATCCTGATTTTTTTACAAAGTACCTTCCAAAAGACGAAATGTTTGATAGCTTTAAGGAGTTGATTAAAAATCATCAGGCAGGATTTATGAGCAATCATAACTATCCCATAACTCCAGAGATGCATTTTATCATTAGGGAGATTATAAAGTGTCAGTGGAAGGGACATTACAGAAAGCTGTTTCTGGAAGCAAAAGTATTAGAATTGTTAATGCTGCAAATGAAACAGATACAAGAGATAAGTGAGAGAGGAACAATTGTAACTGATCCGGTTGATATTGAACGAATGACAGTGGCAAAGGAAGTGATCACGAATCGATTAAGTGATCCCCTGACATTATCCGATCTGGCGAAACAGGTAGGAACCAATGAGTGTGCCTTGAAGAAAGGCTTTAAGAAAGTTTTTGGGACAACGGTTTTTGGTTATATTCAGGATGCCAAAATGAACAATGCCAAAAAATTACTATTAGAGCAAAAAATGTCTATTAACCAAGTGGCAGACATTACAGGATATAAAAACCCACAGCATTTTTCTACAGCTTTTAAAAAGAAGTTTGGAATTCCTCCAAGTTATTTAAAAGAAGGAAAATGTACTTCCAAAGTTTTCTAA
- a CDS encoding ribonucleotide-diphosphate reductase subunit beta, whose protein sequence is MSVVEPILQENKDRFVIFPIQHHDIWEWYKKSEASFWTAEEIDLHQDITDWTTKLTDDERYFIKHILAFFAASDGIVNENLAENFVSEVQYTEAKFFYGFQIMMENIHSETYSLLIDTYVKDEKEKDILFKAIDNFPAIRKKADWALNWIESDSFAERLIAFAAVEGIFFSGAFCSIFWLKKRGLMPGLTFSNELISRDEGVHCDFAVHLHNNHLINKVPKEKIREILVDALDIEREFITESLPVSLIGMNGKLMTQYLEFVTDRLLVELGCEKEYGVSNPFDFMDMISLQGKTNFFEKRVSEYQKAGVLNKESGEDKISFDADF, encoded by the coding sequence ATGAGTGTCGTAGAGCCAATCTTACAAGAAAACAAAGATAGATTTGTTATTTTTCCGATACAGCACCATGATATATGGGAGTGGTATAAAAAATCAGAAGCAAGTTTCTGGACGGCAGAAGAAATTGATTTGCATCAGGATATTACGGATTGGACGACAAAGCTGACTGATGATGAGCGATATTTTATTAAGCATATTCTGGCTTTCTTTGCAGCTTCTGATGGAATTGTAAATGAAAATCTGGCAGAAAACTTTGTTAGTGAAGTGCAGTATACTGAAGCCAAGTTTTTTTATGGGTTTCAGATAATGATGGAAAATATTCACTCCGAAACATATTCATTGTTGATAGATACATATGTGAAGGATGAAAAAGAAAAAGATATACTCTTTAAAGCAATCGATAATTTCCCAGCTATTAGAAAAAAGGCGGATTGGGCATTAAACTGGATAGAGTCAGATTCTTTTGCAGAACGCTTAATAGCATTCGCAGCTGTTGAAGGGATTTTCTTCTCAGGGGCGTTTTGTTCTATATTCTGGCTTAAGAAACGAGGACTGATGCCAGGGCTAACGTTTTCTAATGAGTTAATATCCAGAGATGAAGGAGTGCATTGTGATTTTGCAGTGCATTTGCATAATAATCACTTGATCAATAAAGTGCCTAAGGAAAAAATAAGAGAAATACTTGTTGATGCTTTAGATATAGAAAGGGAATTTATTACAGAATCACTTCCGGTAAGTCTGATCGGAATGAATGGTAAACTGATGACACAGTATTTAGAGTTTGTAACTGATAGACTTTTGGTAGAATTAGGTTGCGAAAAAGAATACGGGGTGTCGAATCCATTTGATTTTATGGATATGATTTCTCTTCAGGGAAAAACCAACTTTTTTGAGAAGAGAGTTTCTGAATATCAAAAAGCAGGAGTTCTAAATAAAGAATCCGGAGAAGATAAAATTAGTTTTGATGCAGATTTTTAA
- a CDS encoding mechanosensitive ion channel family protein, with protein sequence MDAEKWLDKGIEFIMNFGPKVIGAIFIWIIGSWIIKRILGTTAMVMSKRNYDESLQKFLTNLLGWVLKIVLILAVLGTVGVETTSFAAILAAAGLAIGMALQGSLANFAGGVLIMVFKPFKIGDLIEAQGVTGVVKEIEIFTTKLLTPENKEAIIPNGTLSNGNIINYTSEGKLRVDLNIGIGYNDDIKKAKDVIMKVLTDSPKVLKDPAPTVAVSELGDNAINLVVRPYADVVNYWDVYFETLEDCKTALDAAGISIPYPQRDVHIHNAN encoded by the coding sequence ATGGATGCTGAAAAATGGTTAGATAAAGGAATAGAATTCATTATGAATTTCGGTCCAAAAGTTATAGGAGCCATATTCATTTGGATCATAGGATCCTGGATCATAAAAAGGATACTTGGTACCACTGCCATGGTTATGTCCAAAAGAAATTATGATGAAAGCTTACAAAAGTTCTTAACAAACCTATTGGGTTGGGTACTTAAAATTGTACTTATTCTAGCTGTACTGGGAACTGTAGGAGTTGAAACCACTTCTTTTGCCGCGATTCTAGCTGCTGCAGGTTTAGCTATCGGAATGGCGCTACAAGGGTCCTTAGCAAACTTCGCCGGAGGCGTATTGATCATGGTTTTCAAACCTTTTAAAATTGGAGATCTTATCGAAGCGCAAGGAGTTACAGGAGTTGTAAAAGAAATTGAAATTTTTACAACAAAACTACTTACTCCCGAAAATAAGGAAGCAATCATTCCTAATGGAACATTATCAAACGGAAACATTATCAACTACACATCAGAAGGAAAGCTCCGTGTAGATTTGAATATCGGAATCGGATATAATGACGATATTAAAAAAGCAAAAGATGTCATTATGAAAGTACTTACAGACTCTCCTAAAGTATTAAAAGATCCTGCTCCTACTGTTGCCGTTAGTGAACTAGGAGATAATGCAATCAATCTGGTTGTGAGACCTTATGCGGATGTAGTAAATTATTGGGATGTTTATTTTGAAACATTAGAAGACTGTAAAACTGCATTGGATGCTGCTGGAATTAGTATTCCTTATCCACAAAGAGATGTCCACATCCACAATGCAAATTAA
- a CDS encoding RNA polymerase sigma factor, with product MSLESENSKKLSEFFGKEYESLRRYVGAKISNTANRDAEDIIQDVALKLFSGADRYAPINNVAGFVYRSIKNKIIDVMRTTKKTQAIDTDQDILKLAGALYQSADNYPSDQMVSVLKKCIQQLKPAYRDIIIAVDFEGYSYKEISFETGISIGTLMSRRHRAIGILYKKIEQEVNKIQS from the coding sequence ATGAGTTTAGAATCAGAAAATAGTAAAAAGCTTAGCGAGTTCTTTGGAAAGGAGTATGAATCTCTCAGAAGATACGTGGGTGCTAAAATCAGTAATACCGCCAATCGCGATGCTGAAGACATCATCCAGGACGTAGCTTTGAAACTTTTTTCGGGAGCAGATCGATATGCTCCTATCAATAACGTTGCTGGTTTTGTATACCGATCTATAAAAAACAAGATCATCGATGTAATGCGAACGACAAAAAAAACACAAGCTATTGATACTGATCAGGACATATTAAAACTTGCCGGAGCGTTGTATCAATCAGCTGACAATTATCCATCTGATCAGATGGTATCTGTATTAAAAAAATGCATACAACAACTAAAGCCCGCATATAGAGACATTATTATTGCAGTAGATTTTGAAGGGTATTCCTATAAAGAAATTTCATTTGAGACAGGAATCTCAATAGGAACACTAATGTCTCGAAGGCATAGAGCTATTGGAATATTATATAAAAAGATAGAACAAGAAGTTAACAAAATACAATCGTAG